TTGCCTCTCTCTGCCTTAACAGATCATTTATTTGacgtgtgtgcttttgtgtgcgtttgtgttatTGCCTCTCTTTGCCTCATAAATGATCGTTTTGCTCACATtcgttctagtgtgtgtgtgtgtgtgtgtgtgtgtgtgtgtgtgtgtggagacaggGAGATGTTATAATGGTTGCTGCAGGCTGGCCATTTTCTATAATTTAGAGTGATGGCAAATATGGGTTAGAtaagcgcacacgcacacacacttttccatcCCAGAGAGAGCGGGTCAGATAAACTCTTATCAGTGGCGCAGCGGGGAAGGACTCTTGCTTTTATTTGTCCCTCCAGCAAATCATTTGAgctgggggaagaaaaagaaggttgGAGGAAAACGTTCCCTCAACACGGCGGTGGCGAGTGCAGTGCTGCCCTCAGGGACAAATGCCTGTGGCCAAAATCACGCCCACAGAATTCCCTTTTTACCTGCAGGCTGTGGACAcagatgtatatatgtatacatgtttaCTTTACAATCTCTCTCCTCTGGAAACCTCATTAGTTTATTTCCATCCtatctctccttcccttcagATATTGATGAGTCCTGACATTGCGTTTACAGCTAAATGTTAGTGCAAAGGGAATCTGTATGCTGAAGCCTGAAGGGCTTCCTATTTACTACTTGGTTTTATGTTGTTATAAGGAGCTTTAATAGCAGGCCATTAATGCAGATTAGACTTGGACAGGATGCAGAGACTGTTTAAAGACGTCTAGTAACAACATCCATAAACAAGTGCGGTACCACGCCAGATGCTTTGTTGTGATTTGCACTGGGAGTCTTGCTcacttctcctcacctccttcaccCCCTAAAGGAGGACGAGGTGATGCCGGCCAAGTTTGAGGACGATCTGATCTGGGTGGCGGCTGGCACTCCCCTCTCGGACTCCGGCTTCCTCAGCAACAAGATAAAGGACTTGTGCGGAGACCTGCCAATCTTCTGGCTCCGTCCCACCTACTCACCCAGTAAGCAACCACACAGTAAAGATATGGAAATGTAGAGATATGGAAATGTAAGTCCAGCGAAAACTGAGAGTGAAACACTCaattttctgtttcttttttgtttttcacaaaacaaaagagGATATAGGTCAAACAGCCTCTAGAATTTCCACTTAACATCGCAGAAAGGAAAACAGGCTTACATGAAAAGCAGAAGCCCTTTTAATGTTTCGGAGCAACGGAGCGTACACTTTCTAGCGTGCTGTGAGGGTCAAAAGTTcttaaaacacaattttattCAACTTAATCTGAGGGCTTCAAAATGCTGCCAGAGAAACGGCAGTGCAATCAGCCGCCGCGCCACATTAGTGCCACTCCGCGCTTAAATGTGGGCCGCTGTCAGATACTGAGACTGTGATGTGTGCAGGcggacagagggagaggagggccGCCCTTCGCCAGCGCCGCCAGGCAGCCGGGGCcggcgaggaggaagaggacgtggAGGCAGAGTTCAACCCGGAGAACCCTTATCAGGTGAGACACAGCAacactcttctttttcttcttctccttcttctgttgTGCTTCGGCAGCGCTCGCGACTGTCCGCTCAGATCCGAGGGCCACCTGAGGAGGCTCTTGCCGAGGAGAGTTCCTCACAGCTGTgcgagcagcagcagatgcCGGGGTCACGGTGGAAGGGGCTCGGTTTGTCACTGCAAATCTGAGCGTATGCGTGGGTGTGTTTTCCATGTGAGGCTGCCTGTCTAAAGCTTTCCTTTCAACACTGAGGCTGTATGAATAATTCCACAACatcttccctcccctccctgtgGTCCcgctgagcacacacacacacacacacacacacacacacacacacacacacacacacacacacacacacacacacacacacacacacacagtgccctCCATCCTCACCTCTTATGTCGGGCCCCATTTTTTTCCTAAtcccctctcccttcccttGTTGAgctcccccaacccccccaaccGATGCTACACACGCCTGACAACCACAGAAGGGGGTAGAACAGCAAGCACTacgttgaaaaagaaaatatttgacaACAAAAACCCACATCTGAcaacatctcctcctccccatcccgCCTGTCtggaaatgcatttttaattggTTTGAAACGAGTCTTCTCTCCGCGCCGAAGACGTTTCAGCACCACGCGGAAAACACAAGCGCTGTGTACACTCTGACCGctgttctctctctgcccccccccaacccacacCCAGAGAGGTCTTGAGGGCGAGGAGGGCGCCATGAACATCGACCCCATGCTGGACCACCAGGGCGTGTGCTGCAACGAGTGCCGTCGCAGCTACACCCACTGCCAGAGGATCTGCGAGCCGCTGGGAGGGTACCAACCGTGGCCGTACCACTATCAGGGCTGCAGGGTGGTGTGTAGAGTCATCATGCCCTGCAACTGGTGGGTGGCGCGCATTTTGGGTCTGgtgtaaaccccccccccacacacacacacctgggagCACGGTGGAGTCcaaaagggggaggaaagaaactagggaggggagggaggggggcttCTTATCGTCATCTATCTGTAGTTGCCGGTCGGTCTGAGTAGAGGAAGCATCAGTAACTGTGTTCTCACATGAAACGCACACTGCACAGATGGAGAAAGAAACATaagttaataaaaaagaaaaagaaaaaaaccctatGCTATGGCTTTAGATCATTCTGAACTCCAGCAGAGGTTTTGATTCGAGACATCCGGCTGACCGATTTTCAATTAAACGCATTGATCGATTTGACACCTGCATTGATTCCAAATATGTGTAACGCCACCCATTTATCTGTAAGAGAagcgtatatatatgtattcatagaGCTTTTCACTctgatgtaaataaatgtataggGGGCGCAAAGTATTTCAATAGCAGTCAGCTGGCTTCAAGAGAACCCATTGTTTGTTTCACTTGAGGAATATTTCTGGACTCCTAGTTTCTCCCTCACGAGCAGCTCTCATTAAAACAATGTGCTGTACGCGCTCTCGCACACTTTCATCCCAACAGGCTTTCATCTGCTTGAAGAAGCGATCTCAAAGTGCAATATCAGCGAATaaacctttttgtgtttgtttttaagtacatttgtgtgtgtgtgtgattgaccTGATGACTTCATATACTGTTTGTACGTACGGTTTATTTGGTTGGGTTCATTTGGGCACACGTGTCAGATGAAGCTGCTCCAAAGGGACAAGCAGAATGAAGTTTCCAGAGTCCTTTAATGTGAGAGTTGCAGCTCTAGAACTCTTTAATGAGACTAAAGACTCTGCAGCCGTCACGCTCCCAGATCTTACCCACGATGCAAAGCGCTTAGCTCCTTTTGATGTCACAGAGCCGCCTCAGGAGGGGGTAGGGGGTAAGGATGGAggcggtgtgtttgtgtgtgtgtgtgttatgaagcTCAAGAGTTCCATCCAGAGCCACAAACGGGCGTTTGATCGTCACGAGAGATGAAACgatgtgtgatttatttaacaCTTAACTCGGCGTGAGAGGCTTGATGATGCGGTTTGGAGGCTGATCCATATTAATGCTCTCTTGCCCCCCTCACTGCATACATGTGGTAGGAGAACGGGGAAGGCGCCTGCTGTCCCACAGCGCTATTTGGAAATCCCCACTTCAcctcgggggggtgggggggggaaggccGCGTCCTCGCCTGCTAGCCAAACGGCTTCGGGGTTCTCCCGTCTCGATACCAATCGAGCCGCGATAGGCAAACCTCAAGCTGTTGGCCATATCTGAACCGCCCTGCGCTCATATCAGCGATGCCACATTTCGTTCCTCCCAGCATATAATCACGGAGCAAAGCTCTCGGTCATAAtatattgccccccccccccccttatctGGTGGGATCCCTTTCCCCCAACCTGTCCAAAGCAGTTTCCAGTGACAACGGACCATAAAACACAAGAGAAAGTTTGTGAGCCAAACAacaaatcttttattttatatttatttacaccgAAGCTTAAATCACAATGAGGGACCGACCGGTGACACGCCTCCGGCCGACACGCCTCCGGCCGACACGCCGCCATCATTCCAGAGAAGCCAGTTTGCAAAAGGACTGCTGTTAACTTTTTACTGAGCGAACAGGGAAcaaaatttaaaacaaaaactgcaTGATCCGAGAAATGCAATCATAGCTACCACTTAAACATCTCAACCGgttcttattttttatattttttttttatacaagtGCAgataataggatgtcatgaaaGGCCCCGAAATTGAAAGGCTGTGGGCGCTTTTGAGAAAACCAGAGgatgcagaggagaggagaaagaagaatgtTCTGAAAGATGAACTGAAGGATCTCCGGTCCGTTAGTCACAACTTCAAACCAGACTTCCCTTTATCGTCCGTTGGCCTTTAAGATCAGACGAGTATATCAGTCCGTTCAACAGATTAGTCAAATGAACTGACAGCATCAGGTAGAAGGTTATTGCAGGGAGGGGGATGGGGGAtagggatgagggggggggaagaagaagtgCACAGTTACGGAGGCTATGACGGAACAAGCACCCCTGCTGGAGCTCAGACGGATGAGTGAGAAGaacgaggggggagggggagtgaaGCGCTCAGTACTTCTTGAACTCTACGTCCTCCGGGGGGCTCATGTCCACTTTTCTCTTGCCCACGTCAACCCAGTTGGTGCTCAGGACTGTGCCGCCGGACTCCATCTGCAGGGGGACGAGAGGCAACGCTGTGGTTAATGTGTCACCCCGACGGCGTCATCGATTTCACGCGACGCGTGTCGATGAACAAGGTTGAAGCTCTTGCCAGCGACCCatatgtcattttcttttttatttcacaataaaacaaaacaaatcaaataattaaaaagggtGACTTGCACATAAGATGACCGTTATTCCCCTTAAAAAGGTCTTCTGCTCCGggttgtgttgttatgttaaaACAGTATCAGCTTTAGGTAATCAGATCAAATCAGTTAGAAACAGAATGCTGGTCATCATCAATCAACTCATCTAATCATCCAGACATCGAATTGTAATCATCATGCTCACATCTTTCTGTTCACATAAATACATTCTCAAGGAAGCTCATTAACTAGATAATCAGTCCACATCACAGTGTTCACTATCAGGACATCTTTTGTTCATGGAGGGCAATGGCAGTCTCGagatctcaacaactattggatggatcgcCACGAAATGACGCGCAGACAGTCGCGATTGTTCCCCCGAGCACCACCAACGACATTCACGGTGTTGATCGAAAGGTCCTGACAACAATCGGAGGGATCGCcatgaaatgtgtttctctCGTGGATGATCAAAGTCAAAGCTCAATTTGTTGAATATTTTATGGCGAGCTGCTAAACTTATGAAGAAAAGTCCTTCAGTCGTGAATTTGGAGCCGACGCACCAGCAGAACACGCCGTTATGCTGGAGTTCATAACAATACCGTCATTTAATCTCCCCGGACGCTTGTTGGCTACCACGGCCCGGTGGCTTCAGTGACAATACTTAAACAATACTCACAAAGGACTTGTTCATGGCCCGCTTGACCTCGTCCGTGCCGTCGCAGTAGATCTGCTGGAAGAGCTTGTTGAGCGCGGCGTCTCCCTCCAGCTTCTCGCTTTTCTCCTCCTCGCCGATGTCCACCACCATCTTGTCCCATTTGCAGGCGATGTGGGATGACGAAGGGTACTGATCTGATGGAGAAGGGAGACAACGTGTTAGGATACAGGTCAAATAGTTTCAATTAGGaccaagagagaggagacatttGAGAAGATGGcaagctgaaaacaaacaaacagcttaTTGCTCACAAATGTTGTTCATTGAGATTTGAATGTGCAGTTTAATATCTCGACTTGTATCATCTAAATCAGCCCGAGACTCATTAACTGAACTCATTTTGCTCACTATGCCACTGAAGGATCACTTTGCAATTTGATTTCTATATTTTTAGGATGCATTACGCCCACTATAATCCCAACAAGAGATGGAGAGCGGGAAATGTAATCCAGACgcatatttacataaatacagCACCAAACACGCGGCCGACATATTCAGGCCAAGTGTGGACGTGCGGCAGTGTGAACCCATAAAAATCAGACGTCAAATATCCTGTTTAAATGTAACAGTAGTCGGAGCTGTAAGCTGAGCTGGATGCATGGAAAGGATGGTTTGGCTGCCCACTTAACTTTTACtcccccttccacacacacacacttacataagTAATTAATCCTGTCAGTAATGGCAACGTGTGGGCTAAAATACTGAGTCATATTTTGCTGTCATACCTTTCCCTCTCCCTGTATACTTTGAAAGACTCTAGCAGGGCTCGACTGCCCACTCTCATTTTAgtgcagaacagacaaacacaggagCTCATAttgatcgagagagagagagagagagaagtgtaaATGCAGCGGCTGTGGACTGACTTGGATTGAAGTGTTTGATCTTGGACTcctgtccctctccctccagCTTCTCCCATCTGATGGCATCTGTCTTCTTCATCTTGAACTCCACCTGACAAAGAAGAGAAGGGCAATTGGCGGGGAAAGGGAACAAgggagatttttaaaaaaaatgtctttgttacGTGGGACAAAAATAACACCATTAAAGTGACACCCTCAAAGTACAGGACATTAGATCATTATTGAGGCCGGAGAGGCTGTCTGCTCAGAGCTacgagagagaatgtgtgtgtgtgtgtgtgagagagagagacacacatcagGGATATGCGGGGGCACAGCTCAATCTCGAACCTCACTGACAGACATACTGCACTAACGAGATGCCTGTCAGCCAGAGGGGCCAGTGTGAGAGATGGAGCGAGCAgaaggggggttgggggggggggggggggggttgggggcaggaagaagagggagatcCTAATTCTACACAGCAGCATCTGATCCAAATCATTACACCGGGAGAACATGGGAGCGGAGGAAAAcaatgaggggagagaggacATGGACACTTGCCTTTAACACTGAGCTGCATTGACAGGGCACATACCAGCGAGACacgcaaaccccccccccccccccaccatacCACCCATTaacggagtgtgtgtgcgtttgatgtgtgtgcatgtgaaagacAGCGCTGGTTATGTCGGTGCAATTAAGGAACATTTCTGCTTTGCTGCCCGATGTGATGATTCATTTATGAGGGTGCCAGAGGAGAGCTAGCCGAGGCTCGAGATGAGGAGGCCGACTGGCGCTGGGCGAGGCGCGAGTGCTGGGGAGCAGatcgggggaggaggggagacgTGCATGATCGCTGCTACCTTCTCCGGCGAGGTGATGAGCCTGAGCGAGCGGCGGCACTCTGATGGATCGCTTTGGTGCGTGTCAGCACTTTCGGCTGCGCAGAAATAGgggcctctctccctctctctttctttcgaaattaactttttttttggctcACCTGCGGAGCGGGCCGagactaaaaaaagaagatctcTGCTGAGAATACAGGTCACCGCCCAAATAATTCATACTCATCCTTCAAAAGACGATGTCACCCAGCTTTTTGCAGAGTCTTGTGCATACAATCTGATTATGTGAGGTAATCTTTTCTAACTTCAGaatttaggggggggggggttgcattACTGTTAACTTTCAGGGAACAACagtctgaccccccccccccagtcctaCTTCACGCTGTGATTAACAGGGCGTGAGGCGGTGAGAAAGTAAGCAGGTTATGAACTGCACAAGAGAGCTCGACACAATGAATGCCTTCCAGGAGGGACCGCGTGGAGAATGTGAGTCGTTATATCcacatttaaattattcatcACCTCTCGCCCCTCGTTTCAACCCGTTTCGGATCGGTTATGAATGAGTTTGTCTCCCGTTGCGGTCCAACGTCCCGTCGTAGGAACTCGATCTTTGGGGCGTAACCCGGCCTCGACAGCCGCCACTCCTTCTTTGAAGCAACTAAATCACCGCCGCAAAAAATGCTTGCAGAGGCATGTCATATTAGTCCGCCCCCAGAATCTTGAGGTGGTGGAAGTTTTTTTGGGTGTCCAGGGTTCTGGAGGCAACACTCGTTCATTGAATTGGTTTCATGCATAGGCGATGCTGGGTCTCCCATCTGTTGGAGCACTTCAAAAGCTTGGATTTGCATGAAACCCTCTTGGCTGAAGCATTAACATAAAAGACGAGCTATCGTATTACAAAAATATCTGGTTATCTAATCAAAATTCAATAAAAGTCTGTGTGCATACAGATGTTCGGGTGAATTCTGGCTAACAGCGAGCAGGAAGCATCGTTCTTGTTTCACGGCACGTAAAGCGGTTCATGACGGCTCACTTTCggatcaataattaaaatactaTGGCGCTAGAATGCAACTTAAAAGGTTCATTTATCCGACTCTAAATCTGGCTCGACCTGCCAAAGACATCatacttttttcccccagcaGTGACGTGCCGTGTAGCGCTGCAACAATTAGACGAGTAATCAAAGTcaaaaagaaatttaaaacaatgacaaaatTCACTAAAAGATTTTGGTTTCCGGCTTCTGAATTGAATGACTAAATTATCCAGGATACGTTTCTATGTTGCTTTTTTTAACACTTTCATTAGTTGAGACTAAATAAACTAGATAAACTGATTTCTGACAATCCATTTTTGAATCGGCTCCTCTTAGCATGTggaataatgttttgtttctttaaaagatgGTTCCTCTTGGCATGTggaataatgttttgtttctttaaaagatgGTTCCTCTTGGCATGTggaataatgttttgtttctttaaacgACCTCATGGCATGTggaataatgttttgtttctttaaaagacCTCATGGCATGTggaataatgttttgtttctttaaaagacCTCTTGGCATGTggaataatgttttgtttctttaaaagacCTCTTGGCATGTggaataatgttttgtttctttaaaagacGGTTCCTTGGAGCTCGGTTAGGGGTCTCATGGTGCTTTGCAGACTTCAGTTTGTATCAAAGTGCTGATTTGCCAACCTGCTCTAATTGCTGACAGACACTTGGCGTTCAAACTACTACGGCCTTTAAAGCGGTGCTTGTAATTCTGATTACACAGGGTTGGATGTCTTTAGATGCATCGTGTGTGTTTCATTACATGTTTGTTTATCCTCTGGATGAGCAGTTACACATTGTGACATTTGAGTCGAGACGAAACGGAAAATGCCCTTTTAACCCCAATAGATCACATTCCTAGTTATACTGTGCACCTATTTAAAAAtatgctccccccccctcatgttAAAATGGCCAACgtcacagcagaaataaacatttttacaaaaaactGAACATTGATTAAGTCGAGTGCACTTTGAGTGACAGGCGGGTGCTGTTATAAATGGATTAGTTAATGATCAGAGAGGTAAAATCGTGCCACATAATGTCTTTAATTTCTGTTGTGTGAAGTGCAGCAGGACTCTGCGgccctgtgtgtatgtgtgtgtgcatgtgtgtgtgtgtgtgtgtgtgcgtgtgtgcttctATGCACGCACTTGGACCATACAACATTAATCTGCTGCCACATCTGTGCTTCCTGGCTTCTAAGGGACATGGCAGGCCAggcgccgtgtgtgtgtgtgtgtgtgtgtgtgtgtgtgtgtgtgtgtgtgtgtgtatgtgtgtggtggggggggggaattctgtgtgtgtgtgtgtgtgtgagacaggcgAAAAGATGGCTTGTGACAGCAGAGCCACATTCGGGGGCCACCACCCACAGGACCCTTGGGCTGGACAATACAATACTGCactagacacacaaacacatgtggacacacacacacacactatttacaGAAGGGCACTGGGGTCCTGTGTCGTTTGTCACATGCATTTGTAACTCTCACCCCCCCCAatttccccctccttccctccctgcaTCGTCTCCCTCTTTTTCCAGATCCCCGCGGATTTCAAAACAAACtcagcaagaaagaaagaaatgaaataaatataaacattctTTGACGTTGACAGGCGTGGAAATTAAAGAGCGGAGATGACACTTTTGCTATTAGCCAAAAGGAGATGAGTTTGGAAGTGAATGAACGAGTGGGGATCAGAAATTGTGTCGAGTGTGCGTGCGTTTACGTGCATGTGCGATGTCcgagtgagggggagagagagagagagagtgcaagtgtgtgtgtgtgtgtgtgtgtgtgtgtgtgcgcacgcggCAGCCGTCTGTTCTGATCAAACACACTGGTGTGTAATTGGCTCCCCGTTGTCGTGGTGACCCCTGCGGTTGGAATGTCTGTCGTggtggaggacaggaggaggtcGCACTGACGATGATGTGCTACAGACGatacactctctcacacacgcacacgcacacactttgtGTAAATGGCACAAGTGTGTTGAAAGATTACTGTTCAGCCTCTGTATTTGtatgcgcgcgtgtgtgtgtgtgtgtgggtgtgtgtgcttgtgctcAGTTTAGCCTCCCCCTGCTAAGTTGTCTTTAAAGACAGCGAGGAGATGAAGCGTAAACATTGTGGAGCGGAGAGTGCAGGGCAGCCTattacagagacagacaggccgACATTGTTTGGGAATCAACAGCTCGGAGGGCAAAtcatttttgtttctctccctcttccaaAACGCTCATTAGGGATGCGTGCCAATCTGGGGGAAACTTGATTTGCTGATGCCGATgctcatttgaatgtttttttgttctccccGGTGGCTTCTTGGCTTCAGAAAAATGAAACGTCtccaaaatatttaaatgagacgCGCATTGGGAAAGCGGCTCGGTGTCGAGTGGGCCTCTCACATTGGCGTGCGCACACATTTCACCTGTAGAGTTTTGAGGTGCCGTTATGCCGTCTTGAACATTTGAATGCTGCCAATGAGGGTTTAtaagctcagtgtgtgtgtgtgtgcgtgtgtgtgggtgtgtgtgtgtgcgcaaggGGGCCATGTGTACCGGAGGAGCCCAGTGGACCATGGAACAGGCAGGGCTttgtgggagaggaggagggtttgAACACTCTCTTTCTTGTTATCCTAGAGAGgtagaaaagtgtgtgtgtgtgtgtgtacacgcaaGATAGGGAGAAAGGCAGACAGAcggtatgtttgtgtgtgtgtgtgtccgttacAGGCcatggagagacagacaaagcaTTAATgaaacccaaaaaaaacacagcagagtgAGACGAGCGAAAAAGTGCAAGACCATCTTCAGCTGTGGTCTCTCGAAGACTGAGCCCTTGTTTAAGCTGCAACCCACGTGCACCTCTGGTATGTAGTCTctgctgttgccatggaaaaGTGTGAGTGgtagtcgttttttttttttgagagagagggcagtttctgtgcagGTCAGTCTCCACTCGGCACAGTGCAGCCGCT
This Cyclopterus lumpus isolate fCycLum1 chromosome 17, fCycLum1.pri, whole genome shotgun sequence DNA region includes the following protein-coding sequences:
- the LOC117746845 gene encoding leukocyte cell-derived chemotaxin 1-like, with amino-acid sequence MAGNSEKVPIASAGPEDLQHFMPPAYSAVAVKPAATGRLLKAGIAVLIAGAFLLLLGAVGAFYFWNHNDKHIYNVHYSMSINGKVEEGTMEIDSANNMERFSTGSGADEAVEVHDFEIGITGIRFSGGEKCYIKTQVKARLPDVEALNKDSMTFDLEDEVMPAKFEDDLIWVAAGTPLSDSGFLSNKIKDLCGDLPIFWLRPTYSPSGQRERRAALRQRRQAAGAGEEEEDVEAEFNPENPYQRGLEGEEGAMNIDPMLDHQGVCCNECRRSYTHCQRICEPLGGYQPWPYHYQGCRVVCRVIMPCNWWVARILGLV